From the Actinopolymorpha singaporensis genome, the window GAGTGCACGTAGTCGGCGACCGCGGCGATGCCGTGGGGGAAGCGCACCGGATCCGGCACCAGGTCGCCGTGCCGGTCGCGTTCGGGCAGCGCCCAGCAGTCGTCGAGGTTGATGTAGACGTAGCCCGCGTCGCGCAGCCCGGAGGAGACGAAGAAGTCGGCCGTGGCCAGCACCATCTCCTCGTTGAACTCCGGCCGGTCGTTGGTGGTGTTCCAGTTGTTCCAGCCCATCGGCGGGGTCGGTGCCAGCGACAGGTCCAGGCCGTGGTCGAGGCCGGACCCGGCCGCACGATCGGGGCCGAGGTCGGTGGCGGGCTGCTGGTCGGACATGGCGTCGGCTCCCGAGACGAGGACGTACGAGCCGGCGCACGGCGGGCGACCCGGCGGGCCGGACGGGCGTACCGGCCTCCGCATCGTCCGGGGTCCGGAGCGCGGGGGCCAGTCCGTCGGCCCGATCCGGCCACCGTCCCTTCGGGTTGCCGCTGCCGGGCCGCGGTCGCAGGCGGGGAGCCGCCAACGGGATGACAGGCCGGGGAGCGGCGCGGCTACCATCGACACAGACCTTGAGGGGGAGACCCGATGACGCAGGATTCCAGGCTGGGCAGCGGCCATTCGACGCTGCGCCCACTCGGCCCGCCGCCGCCGAAGAGCAAGAAGGGCTACCACTGGGCCGCGGCTCTGGTCGGCATCGTGCTGCTGGCCGCGCTGGGACTGGTCGCCTTCGGCTTCTTCTCCGTGCCGGGCGTCGACCCGTTGCGCGCGGGCGGGTGGACGTTCGCCATCTCGCTGCTGATCGTGATCCCGGCCGCCGTCGTCGTGCTCCTGCTCAGCTGGGCCGTGGTGTGGGTGATCCGGCGGCTGGGTGCGCGCAGGTGGCCCGGGCTGGTGCAGGCACTGCCCGCGGTGGTGCTGATCCTGTTGCTGCTCTACCTGCTGTCGAGCTGGCTGTTCGCGCCGCCGCCGGAGTGATCCCCGGCGGGCGGCGCCCCGCGGCCCGCCCGGCTCAGGACTCCTCGTACAGCCCCGGAAGAGTTACCGTCCAGGTGGCCCGCAGCTCCGCCAGCGGCACCTCGAACGCTCCCTCGACCACCAGCGCCGCGCCCTCGCCGTCGGTGCCCACCGTGCCGATCCGGGTGACAGGTACGCCGATCCGCTCGCACAGCCGCCCGAACTCCGCCTCGTCCTCCGCACCCACGCTCACCACGGCCCGCGCCCCGGACTCCGCGAACAACGCGACGAACGGGTCGACGTCGGCCGGCAGGCTCACCCGCGCACCGAAGCCGGCTCGCAGGCTGCCCTCGACCAGCGCCTGGGCGAGCCCGCCGTCGGACAGGTCGTGCGCGGCCAGCACCAGACCCGCGTCGCCTGCCTCGCCAAGCACCTGTGCCAGCCGGCGCTCGGCGGCCAGGTCGACCCGCGGCGGCAGCCCGCCCAGGTGCCCGTGCACCACGTGCGCCCATTCCGAGCCACCGAACTCCGCCGCGGTGGTGCCGAGGAGGTAGAGCGCCGCACCGGGGGTACGCCAGCCCTGCGGGATCGTGCGGGTCACGTCGTCGGTGACGCCGAGCACGCCGACCACCGGCGTGGGCAGGATCGGCTGCTCGCCGGTCTGGTTGTAGAAGCTCACGTTGCCGCCGGTCACCGGCAGGCCCAGCTCGCGGCAGGCGTCGGCCAGTCCCCGGGTCGCCTGCTCGAACTGCCACATCACCCCGGGGTCCTCCGGCGAGCCGAAGTTGAGGCAGTTGGTCACGGCGAGCGGCCGGGCACCGGAGACGGCGACGTTGCGGTAGGCCTCGGCCAGGGCGAGCTGGGTCCCGGCGTACGGGTCGAGCTGCACGAACCGTCCGTTGCAGTCGGTCGCGGCGGCCACGCCGAGGGTGGAGTCGTCGGCCACCCGGATCATGCCGGCGTCGTCGGGCTGGGCCGCGACAGTGTTGCCGAGGACGTAGCGGTCGTACTGGTCGGTGACCCAGGACCGGTCCGCGAGGTTGGCCGAGCCGACCAGGGCGAGCAGCGTCTGCCGCAGCTCCGCGCCGGACGAGGGTCGGGGCAGGTGGTCGGGGACGTCGGCCTGGAGTGCGTCCTGCCGGTCCGGCCGGGCGTACGGGCGCTGGTAGACCGGCCCCTCGTGGGCGACCGTGCGCGGCGGTACGTCGACCACCGTCTGGCCGTGCCACTCCACGGTGAGCCGGCTGGAGTCGTCGACCTCACCGACCACGGTCGCCGGGACGTCCCACTTCGCGCAGATCTCCAGGAAGCGCTCGACGTCGGCGGGCGCCACCACCGCCATCATGCGTTCCTGCGACTCGCTCATCAGAATCTCCTCCGGCGCCAGGGAGGAGTCGCGCAGCGGCACCCGGTCCAGCCAGACGTGCATGCCGCCCTCGCCGGCCGAGGCCAGCTCCGACGTCGCGCAGGAAAGGCCCGCTCCGCCGAGGTCCTGGATGCCGACCACGATGCCCGCCGCGAACAGCTCCAGCGTGCATTCGATCAGCAACTTCTCCATGAACGGGTCACCGACCTGGACCGCGGGCCGCTTCGCCGGTCCGCCGCCGCCCTCGCCGGTGGACGCGTCGAAGGTCTCGCTGGCCAGCACCGACACCCCGCCGATGCCGTCGCCGCCGGTCTTGGCGCCGTAGAGGATCACCTGGTTGCCGACACCGGCCGCCTTGGCCAGGTGCAGGTCCTCGTGCCGCAGCACGCCCACGCACAGCGCGTTGACCAGCGGGTTTCCGGCGTACGACGGGTCGAAGACGACCTCGCCACCGATGTTGGGCAGGCCCAGGCAGTTGCCGTAGCCACCGACGCCGGCCACCACGCCGGGCAGGACCCGGTGGGTGTCGGGCGCGTCAGCCGGGCCGAACCGCAGCGAGTCCATCACCGCGACCGGGCGGGCGCCCATCGCCAGGATGTCCCTGACGATCCCGCCGACGCCGGTCGCCGCACCCTGGTACGGCTCGACGTAGCTCGGGTGGTTGTGGGACTCGATCTTGAACGTGACGGCGTACCCCTCGCCGACGTCGACAACCCCGGCCTGCTCGCCGATGCCCGCGAGCAGTTTGCCCCGGTGTGTCTCCGCGGGCAGGTCGCCGAACTTGCGCAGGTGCACCTTGGAGGACTTGTAGGAGCAGTGCTCGCTCCACATCACGGAGTACATCGCCAGCTCGCAGCTGGTGGGCCGGCGGCCGAGGATGTCCCGGATCCGGGCGTACTCGTCGTCCTTCAGGCCGAGCTCGGCGTAGGGCTGGGGGGCGTCCGGGGTGTCCCCGGCCTGCTTCACGGTGTCGACGGTCACCGGGGCGCTCTCCTGTCCGCTTTCGTCCTCGTCCCGCGTCCTCGAAGGCGGCCGGCGGCTGGGCGTCGGGTCGAGGCGGGCACGACAGGCCCAACGGTACCGAGCGCGGCCACCGGGCCGGTCCGGCAGCCCCGGCGGGCCGGCCTCGCGCCGACCGGCGAGTGATGCCGGAGATCAGTAGGCTTTTCCGGTTGTCGCAGCACAGGCGGCACCAGACGGCGCCACCGCGACGGCGCACCGACGGGAAGTACGGGGGCTCGAGGCTCGTGAACACGCTGGCCCGACGGGAAGCCCGTACCGGTTGCCTGCTGCTCGCCCCCAGCCTGTTCGGTGTCGGCGTGTTCCTGATCCTGCCGGTGTTCGTCGTCCTCGCGCTCAGCCTTACGCAGTGGAACCTCATCAGCCCGGCGAGGTGGGTCGGCCTGGCGAACTTCCGCGACATCCTCACCGACCCGAAGGTCGGCAACTCCGTGCTGGTCACGGCGTTCTTCGTGCTCATCGTCATTCCGGTGCAGACGGTGCTCGGTCTGGTCGCCGCCCTGCTGCTCAACCGGCGGCTGCCCGGGTCGAGCGTCTTCCGGGTCGTCTACGTCATCCCGTGGATCTGCGCGCCGCTTGCTCTCGGCGTGGTGTGGCGGTGGATCTTCGACCCGTCCGACGGTGCCCTGAACGCGCTGACCGGCCAGCGGGTGGAATGGCTGTCCAGTCCCGTTCTGGCACTGCCCGCGGTGGCGTCGGTGACGGTGTGGTCGCAGGTCGGGTACGTCACGTTGTTCTTCCTGGCCGGGCTGAACGCCATCCCGGACCAGCTCTACGAGGCCGCCCGCATCGACGGCGCAGGGTCGCGGCAGGTGTTCTGGCGGATCACCCTTCCGCTGCTGCGGCCGACGACGTTCTTCGTCCTGGTCACCGGGGTGATCTCCAGCTTCCAGGTCTTCGACACGGTCTACGCGATGACGAAGGGCGGGCCGGCCGGGCACACCGACGTGATCGCGTCCCGCATCTACTACGAGGCGTTCGAGGCGTTCCGGCTGGGCCGCGCCGCCGCGCTCGCCGTGTTGCTGTTCGTTCTGCTGGTGGCGGTCACCGTCGGCCAGCAGCTCTACTTCCGCCGGCGGATCACCTATGACCTCTCCTGACCCCTCGACCGCCACCACCGCCACGCCGGGCACCGCGCGTCTATCCGGTCCGGTCGCGGCCGGTGACGCGACACGGACCGGTGGGGCGCCTCGGCCGCAGGTACGCGGAAGCGGACGCCGGCTGGTCGCGAACGCGATGACGTACGTCCTGCTGCTGTTGGGCGCCGTGGTGACGCTCGCGCCGTTCCTGCTGAGCGTGCTCACCTCGGTCCGGTCGGCCAAGCAGTTCGCCACCGGCGGGCCGCTCGCGCTGCCGAACCCGGTGACGTCCGCCAACTACGCCGAACTCTTCGGCGGGCGCTACGACTTCATCCCACCACTGGTGATCACCGTGCAGGTCGTGCTGGTGGTGCTGGTGGGGCAGCTGGTGTTCTCGGTGCTGGCGGCGTACGCGTTCGCGAGGGTGCGCTTTCCCGGCCGGGAAGGGTTGTTCTGGGTCTACCTGGCGACGTTGATGGTGCCGCAGGTGGTGACGCTGATCCCGCTCTACACGATGCTGTCAACCGCGGGTTTGCGGGACACGTTCTGGGGAATCGTGCTGCCGTTCGTGTTCGGTTCGCCGTACGCCATCTTCCTGCTCCGGGAGTACTTCCGCGGCATCCCGGAGGACGTCCTCAGCGCCGCGAAGCTCGACGGCGCGGGGACGCTGCGCACGATCTGGTATGTCGTCGTCCCGATGAGCCGCCCGATCCTCGCCACGCTGGCGATCATCACGGTGGTCTCCCACTGGAACAACTTCCTGTGGCCGCTGATCATCACCAGCAGCACCAAGTGGCAGGTGCTCACCGTGGCGACGGCCAACCTGCAAAGCCAGTACTCCGGAAACTGGACGCTGGTGACGGCCGCGACGACGGTGGCGATGGCGCCGCTGCTCGTGGTCTACCTCGTCTTCCAGCGCCACGTCGTCCGGTCGATCTCGCTCACCGGACTGCGGTAGTCCGAGACGCCGGTCGGCCGACCAGCAAGAAAGAACCCGAAAGGAAAGCCTGTGCGAAAGGCTCGACGGCTCCTCCTCGCCTCCGCCGCGGCGCTGGCCCTGGCGGCCAGTGGCTGCGCGGTCGGCGGCGGTGACACCTCCGGCTCCGGCGACAACGGTGCCGGCGGTGACAGCAAGTCCGGCAAGACGGTGGTCACCTTCCGCCTCTGGGACGACCAGGTGGCGAAGGCGTACGAGAAGTCCTTCCAGCAGTTCGAGAAGAAGAACACCGACATCGACGTCAAGGTCCAGTTGGTGCCGTGGAACGACTACTGGAACAAGCTCACCGCCGACGTCGCCGCCGGCAACGCCTCGGACATCTTCTGGACGAACACCTCCAACTTCGGGATCTACGCCGACAACGCCAACCTGCTCGACGTGGGTTCGGTACTCAAGGCGGAGAAGAAGAACTGGAAGCCCTCGGTCGTCGACCTCTACACCCGCGACGGGAAGCTGTGGGGCGTACCCCAACTGTGGGACTCGATCGGGCTGTACTACAACAAGAAGCTGCTCAAGCAGGCGAACGTCGACCCGGCGTCCCTGCGCTGGAGCCCGAACGGCAAGGGTGACACGTTCCTGCCCGCGGCGAGGAAGCTCACCCTAGACGCCGCCGGCAAGCACCCCGGCCAGCCGGGCTTCGACCCGGACAGGATCAAGCAGTACGGCTACAACGCCAGCCTGGACGCCCAGGGCGTCTACTGGAACTTCGTCGGCTCCAACGGGGCCGTGTGGCAGAAGGGCGACCGGTTCGCCACCGACAACCCGAAGACGAGGGCCTCGATCCAGTACGTCGTCGACCTGATCAACAAGTACCACGTCGCGCCGTCGGCGGCCGACACCAACGACAACGGCGACAAGACGCGGGACCTGTTCGTGCAGGGCAAGCTTGCGATGTTCGAGTCCGGCCCGTACAACCTGAAGACCATCGAGGAGAACGCCGACTTCGACTGGGGTGTCGCCCCGCTTCCGGAGGGGCCGGCCGGCCGGGTCGGCGTCGTCCACGGTGTCGCCGCGGTCGCCTCGGCAAGAACCAGGCACAAGGACGCGGCGACGAAGGTCCTGTCCTGGCTGGGTTCGGCGCAGGGCCAGCGGGCGATCGCCGCGGGCGGGTACGCCTTCCCGGGAGTCACCGCGGACGAGGGAGCGTTCGTCGACTACTGGAAGAAGCAGGGCGTGGACATCACGGCATTCCAGAAGGCGGCCTCGGGCAAGACCTTCCCCGCCCCGGTGGGCCCGCGGGTCAACGCGGGCGCCACCGCGATGGACCCGATCATGAAGGAGATCTTCCTCGGCCGTACGCCGGTCGGGAAGGGCCTGGCCGACGCGCAGCGCGCCGGCAACGAGGCCATCAAGGAGTAGGGCTGCGCTGACAAGCCAGCGTTGACATCAGGCGAACGCCCCACCGGCCGCAGGCCGGTGGGGCGTTCTTCGTACGTTGGCGTTTCGCGTGAGTTTCGCGGAAAGAGCGTCAGCGGGCGGCGGCCAATCGGTCCAGGACCGAGGCGAAGAAGCCGAGCCCGTCGCTGGTCGGCCCGCACAGGGTCTCCACCGCGTGCTCGGGGTGCGGCATCAGGCCGACGACGTTGCCGGCGGCGTTGGTGATGCCGGCGATCCCGCGGTAGGAGCCGTTCGGGTTGTCGCCGAGATAGCGGACGACCACCCGCCCCTCGCCCTCCAGCCGGTCGAGAGTGTCCTCGTCGGCGACGTACCCACCCTCGCCGTTCTTCAGCGGGACGACGATCTCCTGCCCGGCGGTGTAGGCCGAGGTCCACGCGGTCTCGGCGTTGTCCACGCGCAGCCGCTGGTCGCGGCAGACGAACTTGCGCCGGTCGTTGCGGACCAGCGCGCCCGGCAGCAGGTGCGACTCGCACAGGATCTGGAAGCCGTTGCAGATGCCGAGCACCGGCAGGCCCTTCCCGGCCGCCTCGATGACCGGTCCCATGATCGGCGCGAACCGCGCGATCGCTCCGCAGCGCAGGTAGTCGCCGTAGGAGAAACCGCCGGGCAGCACCACCGCGTCCACGCCGGCCAGGTCGGCGTCTCCGTGCCACAGCGCGACCGCCTCGCCGCCGGCGATGCGTACCGCGCGGGCCGCGTCCCGGTCGTCGAGGGAGCCGGGGAAGGTCACCACTCCGATGCGCATGTCAGGCCTGCGTGGTGACGTGCTCGACCCGGACGGTGAAGTCCTCGATCACGGTGTTGGCGAGCAGCGTCTCCGCGGCCCGGCGCAGCTCCGCGAGGCGCTCCTCGGTGAGTTCGCCGTCGACCTCGAGCTCGAACCGCTTGCCCTGGCGTACGTCCGAGATGCCGCCGAACCCGAGCCGCTCCAGCGCACCGGCGACCGCGCGGCCCTGCGGGTCCAGAATCGCCCGTTTCGGCATGACATCGACCACGACCCTGGCCACGGTGCCCCTCTCATGGACGCGAGAACTGCGGCCAAGCCTAGCGAGCGGCGCCACGCGGGCCGCTTCCGCCTCGTGGCGAGTACTCCCACGACGGCATAGAGTGCCCGCTCCGGCAGGTGAGTTGGTTACGAGGGGGCGCGTACATGTCGGCAGGAGCGCATGACCCGGCATCAGCCGAGCCGACGCCACAGCATCGCGTGAACACGGAGAGTCACCATTTGCTCCCTGGTCGTTGGGTGTCACAACCGCACCCGGGCGGCCGGCACGTCGGTCACGACCGCCTGCGCACGCTGCTGTCGCAACTGCCCTCGGAGCCTGCCCGGCCTCGCCCGGACGCCGTGCTGCTCGCCGACACCCGTTCCGGCGACGCCGACGCCTATGCCGAGCTCCTGCGGCGGCACGAACCCGCCGGCCGGCTCCTGCTCGCCTCACTGCCCGAGGACACCGCCGGCGACGCTGCGCCGTCGACAGCCGAGGACCGGCTGCGGGCGGCCGGCGACCAGGTGCTTGCCACCGTTCACGCCGGCACCGGGCCGCGGGCGGCGTTCCGGCCGTTCTTCCTGCGCGCGGTCCTGCGGGTCTCCACCGCCACGTCGCTGGAGGAGGGCAACGGCCTGCGCCGCTCCGACCCCGAACAGGACGCTGCCGACAAGGCCATCGCCCACCTGCCGGAGTCCGTACTCACCGCCCTGTGGCACAGCGCCGTCGAACACGACTCCCCCGAACGCCTCGCCGTCGTGCTGGGCACCGAAGCAGCAGACGCGGCCGTCGCGGGCTACCGCGCCGAGGCGGCGTTCCGCCGCGTCTACGTGCGCCACCTGCTCGACGAACGCGAGGACACCCCGGAGCAGTGCCGGGAGATCCTCGAGGTCCTGGGCCGGCACACCTTCGAGGGGCTGTACGACGAGGAGGCCCAGCACGTCACCGGCCACCTGGAAGTCTGTGCGAACTGCACCGAAATGCACCGGCGGCTGGTCGCGGCCGGCGCCGCCCTGCCGGAGCGGCTGGCAGGACTCGTCCTCGGACCACACGCATCCGGCTACCTCACCGCGCTGCGGCGAGAGGGAGCACCCGTGTTCGCGGTCGTCGACCCGGCCGCCCGCCCGCTGGGTCCGCGGCCGGCGACCGCCTCGTGGTCCGAACGCCTCTCCTCCTCGGGACGGCAGCTGTGGACCGGCTCCTGGACCGGCGCCTGGGCCGGCTCCTGGGCCGGCTCGAGCGTCCTCCGCGGCCGGACCGCCGGCGTCGCCGCCCTCGGCGTACTGGCCGCCGCCTCTGTGGCCACGCTGGCCTGGGGAACCGTGGCGATGATCGGCGGCAGCCCGCCCGTCACCGACGCCGAACACGCCCCGGTGCCCGGCAGCACTGCCGGGGACACCGCGGGCGACGGGCCGCCGGAGGACGACTGGATGGGCTTCGTGCAGGACTCACCGACCGCTCCGGCGGCGGGTGTCCTGGTTCCGACGCCGACCACGGACGCCGTGACACCCGAGGCAGTCGAAGCCGCCCGGCCGGCGGCACGGTCGAACGTCGTCGTCGATCGCCGGTCGGCGCCGCGAACGAAACCAACCGTGACGGACGGGCCACTGCCCACTGCGCCCGTTCCGACGCCGAGCCGAACGGCGACGTCGGCACCGGTTCCTCCGCCGGAACCGGCACCACAACCCACCCGCACCAGCACGCCGGCGCCGCCACCGCCCAGCCATTCGTCGCCGCCGACCTCCGAACCCTCGCCTCCGCCGACCAGCGAGCCGTCGCCTCCGCCGACAACCGAGCCGTCGCCACCGCCGACAACCGAGCCGTCGCCACCGCCGACCAGCGACCCGACACCGCCGCCGGCCGATCCGACACCGCCGCCGGACACGCCGGCCTGACTGGCGCCGAGTCAGGATCGCAGACGGTCAGGACCAGCGCTCGCCGGTGAGGCGTTCGTACGCCTCGACGTAGCGCTGCCGGGTCGCGGCCACCACGTCCGCGGGGACCTCGGGCGCGGGCGCCTGCTTGTTCCAGCCGGTGGAGGTCGCCCAGTCGCGCACGAACTGCTTGTCGTAGGCGAACTGCGTGCGGCCCGGCTCCCAGGAGTCGGCCGGCCAGAACCTCGACGAGTCCGGCGTCAGCAGCTCGTCCGCGATCGTCAGTGTGCCGTCCGGCGCGAAGCCGAACTCCACCTTCGTGTCGGCGATGACGATGCCCCGCTCGGCGGCGATCTCGGCACCCCGGCGGTAGATCGCCACGGTGAGGTCGCGCAGGTCGCTCGCGGTGTCCGCGCCGACCTTCCCGGCGACCTCGGCGTAGGTCATCGGCTGGTCGTGGGCGCCCACCGCCTCCTTGGTGGTGGGGGTGAAGATCGGCTCGGGCAGCCTGGAGCCGTCGACCAGCCCGGGCGGGAGTGGTACGCCGCAGACGGTGCCGCGGTCGGCGTACTCCACCAGGCCCGAGCCCGCGAGGTAGCCGCGTGCGATGCACTCCACCGGCACCATGGAAAGCCGCCGGCACCGGATCGCCCGGCCGCCGAACTCCGCCGGGACGTCGGTGCTGGACAGCACGTGGTTGGGGGCGAGGTCGGCCAGGCGTTCGAACCACCACAGCGACAGGGCGGTGAGGATCCGCCCCTTGTCCGGGATCGGAGTGGGGAGTACGACGTCGTAGACCGAGATCCGGTCCGAGGCGACCAGGATCAGGTCGTCGCCGTCGGTGTAGATGTCGCGGACCTTGCCGGAGTAGAGGTGGGTGAGGCCGGGCGGCGGTGCGGGCTCGCTCATGACCCGATCCTCCCAGAACGGGTCACGGCCGGGCGGCCGGGCTGCGGTCAGACTCGACGACCGTCTCGAGGGGCCATCAGCGCGAGCGCGTCCGCGTCGGAGGCCCGGGAACGCAGGTAGTAGTCGGCCCATTCGGCCGCTTCGGGGAACCCGGACTCCCGGCCAACGCGCACGCACGCGGCGTCCACGTCGAAGTCGGTCACGCGCAGGCTCACCCCCGGACCGAGCAGTGCCCAGTGCGCACCCGCCCCGCCGTAGGGCATGCCCACGCTGCCGGGGTTGACGACCAGCCGGCGGTGCGCGAGACGGGCGTACGGCATGTGGGTGTGCCCGCAGACGACCGTGCGTACGGCGTGGTCGAGGCCGGCCAGCACCTCGCTCCACCGGTCCAGCCGGGAGTCGACCACGACGACCTCCTCGTCGTCGCGTGGCGTCGCGTGGCAGAAAACGGTCGGCCCGAGCCCGGCGATGTCCAGCACCACCGACGTGGGCAGCTCCGCGAGCAGTGTCAATTGGTCCTTGCGCAGCTGCCCCGCCGCCCAGCGGGCCACCGGGTCGTCGGTGGCCATCGTCCCGGTGGCGGCGTACTCCACCAGCTCGCGGTCGGCGTTGCCGCGTACCCACACCGCGCGGTCGCCGAGTGCCGCCAGCGCGTCGAGTGTCTCCACCGGCTGCGGCCCGGCGGCGAGATCGCCGGTGAGCACGATCCGGTCGGCGGCGGCGACGTCCGGCTCGGCCAGGACCGCCTCGAGGGCGGGCAGCACACCGTGGATGTCGGACAGGACGGCGACGGTTCGCGACGGCATGCGCCGAAGTCTGGCCGGTACGCCGCGGGCCTGCCAGGACTCTTCGCTGTCGGCGGAACCAGGACGGGCTACCCGATGCCCACCTCCGCCTGCCAGGACCGGTGCCGTGCGGTGAGTTCGGCGACGAGTTCGGGATGCTCGGCGGCGAGGTCGCGTTCCTCGCCCACGTCCTCGCCCAGGTGGGTGAGCCGGTCGCCGACGCCGACCTCGGCGTGTTCGGTCCGCAGCAGCGCCTGCGCGTGGGGGCCGTCGTCGGCGTGCCGGAGCTTCCAGTCACCGAACCGCACCGCCCACTGGAAGCCGCAGTCCCAGTGCAGCGCGTCGTGCCCGGGCGCGTCCGGCTCACCCCGCAGCGCGGGCAGCTGGTCGACGCCGTCGCTGTGCTCCCACGCGGCCGGGTCGGCGCCCGCGGCGGACAGCAACGTGGGATACAGGTCCAGCGTGCTCACCAGCCGGTCGGTCGACCGCGCGTCCGGCGGGCCGCCAGGCGCCGCGCCCGAGGCCCCGCCGACGCCGCCGGCCGGCCAGCGGACCAGGAACGGCACCCGGATCCCGCCCTCCCACAGCGTGTACTTCGTCCCGCGCAAGGGCGTGTTGACACCGAAGTTGCAGGTGGAGCCGCCGTTGTCGGTGGTGTAGACGACGATCGTGTCGTCGGCCAAGCCGCGGCTTTCCAGTTCGTCCAGCAGCCGGCCGATCTGGGCGTCCATGAGTTCGAGCTGGGCGAGGTAGTACGCCCGCCCGTCGGGCAGGCCGGGCCAGATCGCGCCGTCGTACCAGTCGACGTACTCAGACACCGACGGGTCCCAGTCGTCGACCTTCGCCAACCCGCGCTTGACAAGCTCCTCCTCCGGCAGCTGGAAGCAGAAGTTGTGCACCGCGTTGAACGCCATCATCAAGAAGAAGGGCTCGTCCTCGTGCCGGGCAACGAAGTCGCGTGCCCGGGCGCCGATCTCGTCGGTCAGGAAGCCCTCGAGGTCGGACTCCTCGTCACCGTCGAGCATCGGCTGCACCGCCATCCGCCACGACGCCTCCGGCCCGTACCGCTCCACCGCCGCCTTGGAGTGGTGCAGGTAGTTGAGCCGGCCCATCTGCTGCCCGGCCAGGCCGTACCAGCTCTCGGCGAAGCCGTGGTGCGGCGGACAGGCTCGGTCACCGCGTCCCTCGCCGCCGTAGTGGACCTTGCCCAGGTAGCCGGTGGCGTAGCCGAGGTCGGTGAAGCGTTCGGCCAGCGAGGGCAGGTGGTCGGGGAACGCGCTGGTGTCGAACCACCGGGCGCCCCACCGCTGCTGGTACTGCCCGCCGATCAGGCCGGCGCGTGACGGGCTGCAGATC encodes:
- the purL gene encoding phosphoribosylformylglycinamidine synthase subunit PurL; amino-acid sequence: MTVDTVKQAGDTPDAPQPYAELGLKDDEYARIRDILGRRPTSCELAMYSVMWSEHCSYKSSKVHLRKFGDLPAETHRGKLLAGIGEQAGVVDVGEGYAVTFKIESHNHPSYVEPYQGAATGVGGIVRDILAMGARPVAVMDSLRFGPADAPDTHRVLPGVVAGVGGYGNCLGLPNIGGEVVFDPSYAGNPLVNALCVGVLRHEDLHLAKAAGVGNQVILYGAKTGGDGIGGVSVLASETFDASTGEGGGGPAKRPAVQVGDPFMEKLLIECTLELFAAGIVVGIQDLGGAGLSCATSELASAGEGGMHVWLDRVPLRDSSLAPEEILMSESQERMMAVVAPADVERFLEICAKWDVPATVVGEVDDSSRLTVEWHGQTVVDVPPRTVAHEGPVYQRPYARPDRQDALQADVPDHLPRPSSGAELRQTLLALVGSANLADRSWVTDQYDRYVLGNTVAAQPDDAGMIRVADDSTLGVAAATDCNGRFVQLDPYAGTQLALAEAYRNVAVSGARPLAVTNCLNFGSPEDPGVMWQFEQATRGLADACRELGLPVTGGNVSFYNQTGEQPILPTPVVGVLGVTDDVTRTIPQGWRTPGAALYLLGTTAAEFGGSEWAHVVHGHLGGLPPRVDLAAERRLAQVLGEAGDAGLVLAAHDLSDGGLAQALVEGSLRAGFGARVSLPADVDPFVALFAESGARAVVSVGAEDEAEFGRLCERIGVPVTRIGTVGTDGEGAALVVEGAFEVPLAELRATWTVTLPGLYEES
- a CDS encoding carbohydrate ABC transporter permease is translated as MNTLARREARTGCLLLAPSLFGVGVFLILPVFVVLALSLTQWNLISPARWVGLANFRDILTDPKVGNSVLVTAFFVLIVIPVQTVLGLVAALLLNRRLPGSSVFRVVYVIPWICAPLALGVVWRWIFDPSDGALNALTGQRVEWLSSPVLALPAVASVTVWSQVGYVTLFFLAGLNAIPDQLYEAARIDGAGSRQVFWRITLPLLRPTTFFVLVTGVISSFQVFDTVYAMTKGGPAGHTDVIASRIYYEAFEAFRLGRAAALAVLLFVLLVAVTVGQQLYFRRRITYDLS
- a CDS encoding carbohydrate ABC transporter permease, with amino-acid sequence MTSPDPSTATTATPGTARLSGPVAAGDATRTGGAPRPQVRGSGRRLVANAMTYVLLLLGAVVTLAPFLLSVLTSVRSAKQFATGGPLALPNPVTSANYAELFGGRYDFIPPLVITVQVVLVVLVGQLVFSVLAAYAFARVRFPGREGLFWVYLATLMVPQVVTLIPLYTMLSTAGLRDTFWGIVLPFVFGSPYAIFLLREYFRGIPEDVLSAAKLDGAGTLRTIWYVVVPMSRPILATLAIITVVSHWNNFLWPLIITSSTKWQVLTVATANLQSQYSGNWTLVTAATTVAMAPLLVVYLVFQRHVVRSISLTGLR
- a CDS encoding ABC transporter substrate-binding protein; this translates as MRKARRLLLASAAALALAASGCAVGGGDTSGSGDNGAGGDSKSGKTVVTFRLWDDQVAKAYEKSFQQFEKKNTDIDVKVQLVPWNDYWNKLTADVAAGNASDIFWTNTSNFGIYADNANLLDVGSVLKAEKKNWKPSVVDLYTRDGKLWGVPQLWDSIGLYYNKKLLKQANVDPASLRWSPNGKGDTFLPAARKLTLDAAGKHPGQPGFDPDRIKQYGYNASLDAQGVYWNFVGSNGAVWQKGDRFATDNPKTRASIQYVVDLINKYHVAPSAADTNDNGDKTRDLFVQGKLAMFESGPYNLKTIEENADFDWGVAPLPEGPAGRVGVVHGVAAVASARTRHKDAATKVLSWLGSAQGQRAIAAGGYAFPGVTADEGAFVDYWKKQGVDITAFQKAASGKTFPAPVGPRVNAGATAMDPIMKEIFLGRTPVGKGLADAQRAGNEAIKE
- the purQ gene encoding phosphoribosylformylglycinamidine synthase subunit PurQ, with the translated sequence MRIGVVTFPGSLDDRDAARAVRIAGGEAVALWHGDADLAGVDAVVLPGGFSYGDYLRCGAIARFAPIMGPVIEAAGKGLPVLGICNGFQILCESHLLPGALVRNDRRKFVCRDQRLRVDNAETAWTSAYTAGQEIVVPLKNGEGGYVADEDTLDRLEGEGRVVVRYLGDNPNGSYRGIAGITNAAGNVVGLMPHPEHAVETLCGPTSDGLGFFASVLDRLAAAR
- the purS gene encoding phosphoribosylformylglycinamidine synthase subunit PurS; amino-acid sequence: MARVVVDVMPKRAILDPQGRAVAGALERLGFGGISDVRQGKRFELEVDGELTEERLAELRRAAETLLANTVIEDFTVRVEHVTTQA
- a CDS encoding phosphoribosylaminoimidazolesuccinocarboxamide synthase, producing MSEPAPPPGLTHLYSGKVRDIYTDGDDLILVASDRISVYDVVLPTPIPDKGRILTALSLWWFERLADLAPNHVLSSTDVPAEFGGRAIRCRRLSMVPVECIARGYLAGSGLVEYADRGTVCGVPLPPGLVDGSRLPEPIFTPTTKEAVGAHDQPMTYAEVAGKVGADTASDLRDLTVAIYRRGAEIAAERGIVIADTKVEFGFAPDGTLTIADELLTPDSSRFWPADSWEPGRTQFAYDKQFVRDWATSTGWNKQAPAPEVPADVVAATRQRYVEAYERLTGERWS
- a CDS encoding metallophosphoesterase family protein, translating into MPSRTVAVLSDIHGVLPALEAVLAEPDVAAADRIVLTGDLAAGPQPVETLDALAALGDRAVWVRGNADRELVEYAATGTMATDDPVARWAAGQLRKDQLTLLAELPTSVVLDIAGLGPTVFCHATPRDDEEVVVVDSRLDRWSEVLAGLDHAVRTVVCGHTHMPYARLAHRRLVVNPGSVGMPYGGAGAHWALLGPGVSLRVTDFDVDAACVRVGRESGFPEAAEWADYYLRSRASDADALALMAPRDGRRV